A stretch of Lathyrus oleraceus cultivar Zhongwan6 chromosome 6, CAAS_Psat_ZW6_1.0, whole genome shotgun sequence DNA encodes these proteins:
- the LOC127092357 gene encoding DNA topoisomerase 6 subunit A — protein MADNKKRRRTEPTEEILPFKNKLKPDSTILEILKELKTSCASSSGTKTLTLDELSLPFHCREVADLSLSSVQSNIESLVLKIAHSILAGNGFAFDVPSRSSANQLYVPELDRIVLKDKSSLRPFANISTVRKTTITARIIQLIHQLCQKGIHVTKRDLFYTDVKLFQDQMQSDTVLDDVSCMLGCTRSSLNVVAAEKGVVVGRLIFSDNGDMIDCTKMGMGGKAIPPNIDRVGDMQSDALFILLVEKDAAYMRLAEDRFYNRFPCIIVTAKGQPDVSTRLFLRKMKTELKLPVLALVDSDPYGLKILSVYGCGSKNMSYDSSHLTTPDIKWLGVRPSDLDKYKIPEQCRLPMTEQDIKTGKDMLEEDFVKKNPGWVEELTLMVKTKQKAEIQALSTFGFQYLSEVYLPLKLQQQDWL, from the exons ATGGCAGACAACAAAAAACGCCGCCGCACGGAACCAACCGAAGAAATCCTCCCCTTCAAAAACAAACTCAAACCAGATTCAACCATCCTCGAGATTCTAAAAGAGTTAAAAACCTCATGCGCATCTTCCTCCGgaaccaaaaccctaaccctAGACGAACTCTCACTCCCCTTCCACTGTCGCGAAGTCGCCGACCTTTCCCTCTCGTCCGTCCAATCCAACATCGAGTCCCTTGTTCTCAAGATCGCACACTCGATCCTTGCCGGCAATGGATTCGCCTTCGATGTTCCGTCTCGTTCCTCTGCTAACCAGCTCTATGTTCCCGAACTCGACCGTATCGTTCTCAAGGATAAATCGTCTCTTCGTCCTTTTGCTAACATCTCCACCGTCCGTAAAACCACCATTACTGCGAGGATTATTCAGCTTATCCATCAGCTTTGCCAGAAAGGTATCCATGTTACTAAGCGTGATCTCTTCTACACTGATGTTAAGCTCTTCCAGGACCAG ATGCAATCTGACACGGTTCTGGATGATGTTTCGTGTATGTTGGGCTGCACACGTTCGAGCCTCAACGTTGTTGCGGCTGAGAAAGGGGTGGTTGTGGGAAGGTTGATTTTCAGTGACAATGGAGATATGATTGATTGCACCAAAATGGGTATGGGTGGAAAGGCGATTCCGCCTAATATTGATCGAGTTGGGGATATGCAGAGTGATGCTCTGTTCATTCTCTTGGTGGAGAAGGATGCTGCTTATATGAGGTTGGCTGAAGATAGGTTCTACAACCGGTTTCCGTGTATAATTGTGACGGCAAAGGGACAACCTGATGTTTCCACAAGGCTGTTCTTGAGGAAGATGAAGACTGAGTTGAAGCTTCCAGTGCTGGCACTTGTGGACAGTGATCCTTATGGATTGAAAATTCTGTCGGTTTATGGGTGTGGGTCGAAGAACATGTCCTATGACAGTTCTCACTTGACTACACCTGATATAAAATGGCTAGGTGTTAGGCCTAGTGATTTAGACAAGTACAAGATACCGGAGCAGTGTAGGTTGCCCATGACCGAGCAGGATATTAAAACTGGAAAGGACATGTTGGAGGAGGATTTTGTCAAGAAGAATCCTGGTTGGGTTGAGGAACTGACATTGATGGTTAAAACTAAGCAGAAGGCTGAGATACAGGCTTTGAGCACCTTTGGTTTTCAGTATCTCTCCGAGGTTTATTTGCCCTTAAAATTGCAGCAGCAGGATTGGCTGTGA